The Chitiniphilus purpureus sequence CCGGTCAGGTCGGCGTGGATCTGGGCATTGGCCAGTTCGCGGCGCAAGGTGGCCAGCACGTCGCCGATGAAGCGCTCGCGGTCCACCCGGCGTTCGTCCAGCAACCGGGCGATCTTCCTGTAGGTTTCCGGCTCCAGGTAGCGAAAGCCGAGGTCCTCCAGCTCCCATTTGATCTGCCACACCCCAAGCCGGTTGGCGAGCGGGGCGAACAGGTCGAGCGTCTCACGCGCGCGTAGGCGGCGTATCTCTTCCGGCGCCTGCGTGAGCTCATGCATGGTCTGGGTGCGCCAGGCCAGCGCGACCAGCACCACGCGCATATCCTCGACCATGGCGAGCAGCATCTTGCGGACCGCCTCGATCTGGGCGGCGGCTTCCTGGGGCTTGCCGCGTGGCGCATGGGCGAGCGTATCGAGCTTCTTCACCCGGACCAGCCCCTCCACCAGCCGGGCCGCGTCGTCGCCCAACTGCTCGCGCAGTGTCTCGATGGCACCGGTCTCGCGCTCGGGAACCGCATAGGTGAGCGCGGCGATCACCGCGTCGGCATCCAGGTTCAGGTCGGCGACGATGGACGCGGCGGCCACCGCATGGTGGAACAGCGGCGCGCCGCTTTCATCGAGCGTATCGTCGCCGTAGCACTGCTGCGCCCAGTCGGTGGCCTTGCGCATGCGCACCAGGTCTTCGGCGCGGTAGCGCGGTGCAAGCTGCGCCAGCCACTGCGCCGGATCAGCGGCCTGGGCGATCGATTGGGCAAGCGGACGGGTGACTGCGACCATGGATACCCACTAAGAAGAAAGGAAGTCCTTTGCAAAAGCGGATGGAATTTTGCCCGTTTCGTATAGTCTGTTGAAGCCAGGAAATCCCTTCCGCCACCGCCAGACGCCACCATGCCGCGCAAGTTCCTCCGTAACGTGTTGCCCAGTCAGGAAAAGCTGCACCAGAACACTTTCCTGCGGCGCTACGCCCACCATTTCATCCACCCCAACCTGTGGCATCTGAACCGCCACTCGGTCGCGGGCGGGGTGGCGGTCGGTGCCGTGGGCGGCATGATCCCGGGGCCGCTGCAGGTGATCACCGCCAGCCTGCTGGCCCTGGGATTCCGGGTCAATCTGCCGGTGGCGGTGTTTACCACGTTCTATACCAATCCGCTGACCATCGGGCCGCTTTACTGGGTGGCAGTCAAGCTCGGAGGTGCGGTCACCGGCAACGCCGGTGGCACGGCGGTGCCGCCGATGCCCTCGTGGTCCGGGCGGACGCTGATCGAGTGGAGCCTGGCAATGTGCGACTGGATGCTGTCGCTGGGCGTGCCGCTCCTGGTCGGCTTGCCGCTCCTGACCGCGCTGCTGGCGCTGGCCGGCTACTGCGCGGTGCGGCTGTTCTGGCGCCTGCACGTGCTGTGGAGCCTGCGTCGCCGTGCCCGCCGCCACCGCTGCCTGGGGCAGGGGGCCGCCGGCTAGTCGTGTTTTTTCCCGTTGATGATCAGGGGTCACGCCCTGACAAAGAAGGCAGGCCCTTGCATTCAAGGGGCATTGCCAAAAAGGGGGAAGAACACGGTGACGGTACAGCAAACGAGCTCACGAGAGGCCCGCCCGGCGAGCCTGTTCCAGGCGGGGCGCAACTGCTGGCGCATCGAGCACGCCGACCGCGCCGCCGTGCTCGTCGACGGGGAGGCCTATTTCCGGGCGGTCCGGCGTGCGATCGCGGCTGCGCAGCGCAGCATCCTCATCATCGGCTGGGACATCGACAGCCGCCTCAAGCTCATTCCCGAGGGCGCGAACGACGGCCTGCCCGAAGCGCTGGGCGATTTCCTGCACAAGGTAGTGGCACGCCGCAAGGGGCTGCACGCCTACGTGCTGTCGTGGGACTACACCGTCCTGTTTGCCTTGGACCGCGAATGGATGTCCAGCTACAAGCTCGGCTGGCGCACCCACCACCGGCTGCACTTCAGGATGGATGGCCAGGTGCCATTGGGGGGCTCGCACCATCAGAAGGTGGTGGTGATCGACGACAAGATCGCCTTCGTCGGCGGCCTGGACCTGACCCACGATCGCTGGGACACGCCGGCACATGCGTGCGGTGATCCGCTGCGGCACAGCGGCGAGGGTAAGTGCTACGCACCGTTCCACGATGTGCAGATCATGTT is a genomic window containing:
- a CDS encoding DUF2062 domain-containing protein, coding for MPRKFLRNVLPSQEKLHQNTFLRRYAHHFIHPNLWHLNRHSVAGGVAVGAVGGMIPGPLQVITASLLALGFRVNLPVAVFTTFYTNPLTIGPLYWVAVKLGGAVTGNAGGTAVPPMPSWSGRTLIEWSLAMCDWMLSLGVPLLVGLPLLTALLALAGYCAVRLFWRLHVLWSLRRRARRHRCLGQGAAG